Proteins encoded together in one Shewanella acanthi window:
- a CDS encoding efflux RND transporter periplasmic adaptor subunit, with product MMKTALRRFSPFLILIVFIIGAKILMSTKEAPEQKSEEMPIPLVDVTLVEQQTVSLNLPSYGVVTPKYKTQLVTEVQGRVLSISPQFVAGGMVKKGEQLAQIEPSDYEADLMQAEASLAQATAALNEEIARGEVAKIEFKGYDKGLPPELGLRIPQLKKEQANVKYAEAALARAKRNLERTVIRAPFDGIIKARNVDLGQYITLGTNLGELYDTSLAEIRLPITNSDLAYLESVEHPDTQVTLSASLAGKENTWIGNITRSEGVIDSENRMVYLVAEIKDPYLRNSKPKGSLPLKYGSFVNALIKGRTVTGIVQLPRHVVRNNEVAIVNDQNMIEMRHVNVVRSDLEHVFIKDSIKTGERVAITHFSNMANGQVVKIIGDDAKPVSAPKDEAPESSLAAAGVK from the coding sequence ATGATGAAGACTGCTCTACGAAGATTTTCTCCATTCTTGATCCTGATAGTGTTTATCATTGGCGCGAAAATACTAATGAGCACCAAGGAAGCACCGGAGCAAAAGTCCGAGGAAATGCCCATTCCGCTTGTGGATGTGACTCTGGTGGAACAGCAAACGGTTTCACTAAACCTGCCATCCTACGGTGTTGTTACTCCAAAATATAAAACCCAATTGGTCACTGAAGTCCAAGGAAGAGTGCTAAGCATTTCTCCACAATTTGTTGCCGGTGGCATGGTCAAAAAAGGTGAGCAACTAGCACAAATTGAGCCCTCAGATTACGAGGCAGATTTAATGCAAGCCGAAGCCTCACTCGCCCAAGCAACTGCAGCCCTCAATGAGGAAATCGCCCGTGGTGAAGTCGCCAAAATTGAATTCAAAGGTTACGACAAGGGCTTGCCACCAGAATTAGGCCTGCGTATTCCGCAACTGAAAAAAGAACAGGCTAACGTTAAATACGCCGAAGCCGCTCTTGCTCGTGCTAAACGCAACCTAGAACGAACTGTGATCCGTGCGCCCTTTGACGGTATTATCAAGGCAAGAAATGTCGATCTAGGTCAATACATCACCTTAGGTACCAACCTAGGCGAACTTTACGACACTTCTCTGGCTGAAATTCGCTTACCCATCACTAACAGTGATTTAGCTTACCTTGAATCCGTTGAACATCCAGACACTCAAGTCACCCTAAGTGCTTCCCTTGCTGGAAAGGAAAATACTTGGATTGGCAACATCACCCGCAGTGAAGGGGTGATCGATTCAGAAAACCGCATGGTGTATTTAGTCGCTGAAATTAAAGACCCTTACCTACGTAACAGCAAACCCAAGGGTAGCCTGCCACTCAAATACGGCAGTTTTGTTAATGCACTGATTAAAGGTCGCACTGTAACCGGGATAGTTCAGTTACCACGACACGTAGTGCGTAACAATGAAGTAGCTATAGTGAATGATCAAAACATGATTGAAATGCGCCACGTCAATGTCGTGCGAAGCGATCTTGAGCATGTATTTATCAAAGACAGCATTAAAACAGGTGAGCGCGTCGCCATTACTCATTTTAGCAATATGGCTAATGGCCAAGTCGTTAAGATCATTGGGGATGATGCAAAACCTGTATCGGCGCCCAAGGATGAAGCGCCCGAATCGAGTCTTGCGGCCGCTGGAGTGAAATAA
- a CDS encoding TatD family nuclease-associated radical SAM protein, protein MFDKKRTHNTPHKICTRDNASSDTLVYDIRQSRYLNITGRCTLRCAFCPKHNGSKQVHEYQLDLSHQPKSEEIIPLLGEVSNFEEYVFCGYGEPTLNLPTLLSVAKEIKRLGGRVRVNTDGLGNLVHRRNILPELAECVDSLSISLNADNEAAYNQHCRPKLANSYAAVNQFIALAPHYIDQVQVSAIEGLEGVDIDLCREQVTAHDCEFKLRVLGVIG, encoded by the coding sequence ATGTTTGATAAAAAACGCACGCACAATACACCGCATAAAATCTGCACCCGTGATAATGCTTCGTCTGACACCCTAGTTTACGACATTCGTCAAAGCCGTTATCTCAATATCACAGGCCGCTGCACCCTGCGCTGCGCCTTTTGTCCAAAGCATAATGGCAGTAAACAAGTCCACGAATACCAACTCGATTTAAGCCATCAACCTAAATCAGAAGAAATCATTCCTCTGCTGGGTGAGGTTAGCAATTTTGAAGAATACGTGTTCTGCGGTTATGGCGAGCCAACCCTTAATTTACCCACCCTGCTGAGCGTTGCGAAAGAGATTAAGCGTCTTGGCGGACGGGTGCGCGTCAACACCGATGGTTTAGGTAATCTGGTTCATAGGCGAAACATTCTGCCTGAACTCGCCGAATGCGTTGACAGTTTGTCTATCTCCCTCAATGCCGATAATGAAGCGGCCTATAATCAGCATTGTCGCCCAAAACTTGCCAACTCCTATGCTGCCGTGAATCAATTTATCGCCCTAGCACCACACTATATCGACCAGGTCCAAGTCTCGGCGATTGAAGGATTAGAGGGGGTCGATATCGACCTGTGCCGCGAACAAGTAACCGCCCATGACTGCGAGTTTAAACTGAGGGTATTAGGAGTAATAGGATAG
- a CDS encoding efflux RND transporter permease subunit — protein sequence MDTQKGILAWFARNTVAANLLMWALLIGGLFSTFLINKEVFPSVNLNLLTISVAYPGAAPQEIEEGINIKIEEAIQDINGIKKVTSVASEGVGSISVEVEDNYDVQTVLDEAKLRLDAISTFPVNIEKPQIYKIEPENNVIWVSVYGDMTLHDMKELAKSVRDDLTQLPAVTRAKVTGVRDYEIGIELSEDKLREYGLTFSQVALAVQNSSIDLPGGSIRAEDGDILLRTKGQAYTGDDFANIVVSTRADGSRVMLPDVATIKDDFEERLEYTRFNGKPAAIIEVTSVNDQNALDIAKQVKDYVEKRRATLPANAKIDTWGDMTHYLKGRLNMMLSNMFYGALLVFVIMALFLDLKLAFWVMMGLPVCFLGTMLVMPLEPFSMTINMLTLFAFILVLGIVVDDAIVIGESAYTEVERHGHSLDNVIRGAQKVAMPATFGVLTTIAAFIPMLLVSGPMGIIWKSIGIVVILSLAFSLVESKFILPAHLAHMKFKKPSEANGFFARFKAKFNDRVQFFIHHNYRNFLERCIAHRYNVVAVFIGVLILSIALVASGKVRWVIFPSIPSDFIQVQLEMDEGSSEQNTLSVVQEIEEALYRMNANMAKEHGGEVVKHSFIDMSSRTSAFIFAELTKGEDRKVNGDAIATAWREQIPELLSVKKLDFNASTSSGPGGDISFRLTSSDLEELSAAARDLKQKLATYEGVYDVADNFSSGSHEIRLKIRPEAEALGLTLSDLARQVRYGFYGYEAQRILRNKEEVKVMVRYPAEQRRSVGYLENMLIRTPQGTSVPFSTVAEIEKGESFASITRVDGKRAITIVANANKDKVEPSKVVNEIQQDFLPQLQLKYPKIQTTLDGGSLDEQNALLGLLQGFFFALFAIYALMAVPLKSYSQPLIIMSVIPFGIIGALFGHLIQGLALSILSLCGIVALAGVVVNDSLILVDFVNRAREQGQSIKQAAVDSGCYRFRAIILTSLTTFVGLVPIILERSLQAQIVIPMATSLAFGILFSTVVTLILVPLLYIILDDVRRVGSRFFHWWWRPKAREVATQQQSHSIELNLKGDEHYK from the coding sequence ATGGACACTCAAAAAGGGATCTTAGCCTGGTTTGCGCGCAACACGGTTGCTGCAAACCTGTTGATGTGGGCACTGCTTATTGGCGGCCTATTTAGTACCTTTTTGATCAACAAAGAGGTATTTCCTTCTGTTAACCTAAATCTGCTCACCATCTCAGTAGCCTATCCAGGCGCAGCGCCGCAGGAGATTGAGGAAGGCATCAATATCAAAATTGAAGAAGCCATCCAAGATATCAACGGCATCAAAAAAGTCACCTCAGTGGCGAGTGAAGGGGTAGGTTCTATTTCCGTCGAGGTTGAAGACAACTATGACGTGCAAACCGTACTGGATGAAGCCAAGCTCAGATTGGATGCTATTTCCACCTTCCCTGTTAACATTGAAAAGCCACAGATCTACAAGATTGAGCCTGAAAACAATGTAATTTGGGTGTCAGTGTATGGGGATATGACCTTACACGATATGAAGGAGTTAGCGAAATCCGTCCGTGATGACCTGACGCAACTTCCCGCTGTTACCCGCGCTAAAGTGACAGGGGTGCGTGACTATGAAATCGGAATCGAACTCTCCGAAGATAAGTTACGTGAATACGGCTTAACTTTCTCACAGGTAGCCTTAGCTGTTCAAAATTCCTCTATCGACTTACCCGGTGGTTCAATTCGCGCCGAAGATGGCGATATTTTGCTACGCACTAAGGGCCAAGCTTATACTGGCGATGATTTTGCCAATATCGTTGTCAGTACACGAGCCGACGGTAGCCGAGTGATGCTCCCCGATGTCGCAACCATTAAAGACGATTTTGAAGAACGTTTGGAATACACTCGCTTTAATGGCAAACCCGCCGCCATTATCGAAGTGACCAGCGTAAACGATCAAAATGCCCTTGATATCGCCAAACAAGTCAAGGACTATGTTGAAAAACGCCGCGCCACCCTGCCGGCCAATGCCAAAATTGACACTTGGGGTGACATGACACACTACCTTAAAGGTCGCCTAAACATGATGTTATCTAACATGTTTTACGGCGCATTGTTGGTTTTTGTGATCATGGCATTGTTCCTCGATCTAAAACTCGCCTTCTGGGTTATGATGGGTCTACCTGTGTGTTTCCTTGGCACTATGTTGGTGATGCCATTAGAACCATTCTCAATGACAATCAACATGTTAACCCTATTCGCCTTTATTCTCGTGCTAGGGATAGTGGTTGACGATGCGATAGTGATTGGTGAAAGCGCCTATACCGAGGTAGAGCGCCACGGACATTCGCTAGATAATGTCATTCGCGGCGCACAAAAAGTAGCAATGCCAGCCACCTTTGGGGTTCTCACCACGATAGCCGCCTTTATTCCTATGCTCTTAGTGTCTGGTCCGATGGGGATTATCTGGAAATCCATTGGTATAGTCGTGATTCTGTCGCTGGCATTTTCACTGGTGGAGTCTAAGTTCATTCTGCCCGCCCACTTAGCCCATATGAAGTTTAAAAAACCGAGCGAAGCTAACGGCTTTTTCGCACGCTTCAAGGCTAAATTTAACGACCGAGTACAGTTCTTTATTCACCATAATTACCGCAATTTCCTAGAGCGGTGCATCGCGCACCGTTATAACGTGGTGGCCGTGTTTATTGGGGTGCTTATTCTCTCCATCGCCCTAGTCGCCAGTGGCAAGGTACGCTGGGTGATTTTCCCGAGTATTCCCTCTGACTTTATTCAAGTACAGCTAGAGATGGATGAGGGTAGCTCAGAGCAAAACACGCTTAGCGTTGTGCAAGAAATCGAAGAAGCCCTCTACCGCATGAATGCCAATATGGCTAAAGAACACGGTGGTGAAGTCGTAAAACACAGCTTTATCGATATGAGCTCACGTACTTCAGCCTTTATTTTCGCCGAGCTTACGAAAGGGGAAGATCGCAAGGTTAATGGTGATGCCATCGCTACAGCTTGGCGTGAACAGATCCCTGAATTACTGTCGGTGAAAAAACTCGACTTTAACGCCAGCACGAGCTCAGGTCCTGGTGGGGATATTTCCTTCCGCTTAACATCGAGCGATCTCGAAGAGTTATCAGCAGCTGCTCGCGATCTTAAGCAAAAGCTGGCGACCTACGAAGGCGTTTATGATGTTGCCGATAACTTCTCTTCGGGCAGCCATGAGATCCGATTAAAAATTCGCCCTGAAGCCGAAGCTCTAGGATTAACCCTGTCTGATTTAGCGCGTCAGGTACGTTACGGCTTCTATGGTTATGAAGCCCAACGTATTTTACGTAATAAAGAAGAAGTCAAAGTCATGGTTCGCTACCCTGCTGAACAGCGCCGCAGCGTAGGGTACCTTGAAAACATGCTTATTCGAACTCCGCAGGGTACCTCTGTGCCCTTTTCGACTGTGGCTGAGATTGAGAAGGGTGAATCCTTCGCATCTATTACCCGAGTCGATGGAAAACGGGCAATCACTATTGTTGCTAACGCCAATAAAGACAAGGTTGAACCTTCAAAGGTCGTGAATGAAATTCAGCAGGATTTCCTCCCCCAGCTTCAGCTTAAGTATCCCAAGATCCAAACTACCCTCGATGGTGGCAGTTTAGATGAACAAAATGCTTTGCTTGGGTTATTGCAGGGATTCTTCTTTGCCTTATTTGCCATCTATGCACTCATGGCTGTTCCGCTCAAATCCTATAGCCAACCGCTGATCATTATGTCTGTGATCCCCTTCGGGATCATTGGTGCCCTGTTTGGTCATTTGATCCAAGGTCTTGCATTAAGCATTTTAAGCCTATGCGGCATCGTGGCGCTAGCAGGGGTGGTGGTAAACGACTCGCTAATTCTAGTGGACTTTGTTAACCGCGCCCGCGAACAGGGACAATCTATTAAGCAAGCCGCAGTAGATTCGGGGTGTTATCGCTTCAGAGCGATTATCCTCACCTCTCTGACGACTTTTGTAGGCTTAGTCCCCATCATCCTTGAGCGCAGTTTACAAGCACAGATAGTCATTCCGATGGCAACGTCGTTGGCCTTTGGTATCCTGTTCTCGACCGTCGTGACCTTGATTTTAGTGCCGCTACTCTACATCATTCTGGATGATGTAAGGCGTGTCGGTTCGCGTTTCTTCCACTGGTGGTGGCGCCCCAAAGCACGTGAAGTTGCTACTCAGCAGCAAAGCCATAGTATTGAGCTTAATCTTAAGGGCGACGAGCACTACAAATAA
- a CDS encoding MHYT domain-containing protein: MTFDRLSQFFIIDSDSLLLNVYYNPFLVSLSIIIAIAASFMAFQVASQALVSQSHLRQHIMLFTGSMVLGGGIWSMHFIGMLAFDLCSPVSYNFKLTAFSLLSSIAASSVALKLLSRPSVDFGQVVASGVLMGTGIGVMHYVGMAAMEMAPLLRYDPVFFVISIVVAIILAIIALWVRTGLRNLRGARFGSFGCNFVASVVMGLAISGMHYTGMAAARFIRPEGLELSQQSSDISTHLALWVAVITFMCISLVMIVNVIYKYKELSQLAESNEDRMRAMMNTAVDGIVTIDGRGIIVSVNIAVTQILGWSAEELVGANVSKLVPEPLRQHHDGYIASYINTLEAKIIGDSREVEALHKNGNLIPIRLSIGHVQQGKAHYFVGFVSDLTLRNEMEQEIKHNEAKFRSLIGNIPGIAYRCQNTEGWPMVFISDAVEGITGYPATDFIQPHPKHTFVELFHPDDVALIYEKVKPPSFKLEYRIIRRDGEVRWLLGHGNYIHDAISDVEWIDGFIMDITERKLMEQDLLTAKNNAEQAAAARSAFLANMSHEIRTPMNAIIGFSDIMLESPLQSEQKKQLSTINRSAKSLLHLLNDVLDSAKLDKGKLELEQRLFSLTDEIDTVISTLWLQAKRQRLSLEVDIDSSLSSHYIGSPERIRQVLINLVGNAVKFTNEGRVSIRAFPVAEAKVCFEIEDTGIGMSEEQLKRVFEAFSQADASMSRKYGGTGLGTTISKQLVELMGGEIEAHSVLGKGSLFRFYIPLQESSPVYHSKDKSKTALPELTVLIVDDIQQNIDLLNLWLTRQGHSVITARDGQQALVRMANSQIDVTLMDLQMPIMDGLSAAKARRKQEVLEGLPHMPIIALTASVLEQDKSAAQEAGMDGFANKPVDFDLLTLEIARVLKLDLSSNNTNSKTLQPSLWVDEARGIKLWGSKLMFIKELMKFIAQWPEKQSALLQAIHQTDLLTLRQLSHSIKGVSGNLGLSQWMEQFSQLEALTLAEEVSYDAIQAQLEMITTSLVAIADYVEATTFEVKASASEADVPSLTTEQLLGHINALIAAIAHHSFEESDIIALENQGDEHFRLRIAIISEALDNFDFEIAERDLLALKHIISQETE, from the coding sequence ATGACATTTGACAGGTTATCGCAGTTTTTTATCATTGACTCAGACAGTTTACTGTTGAATGTCTATTACAATCCTTTTTTGGTTTCCCTCTCGATTATTATCGCTATTGCAGCCTCTTTTATGGCGTTTCAGGTGGCATCTCAAGCACTGGTCAGTCAGTCACACCTAAGACAACACATCATGCTTTTTACTGGCAGCATGGTACTAGGGGGCGGAATATGGTCGATGCACTTTATTGGTATGTTGGCCTTCGATTTATGCTCACCTGTCAGTTATAACTTCAAATTGACGGCATTTTCTTTACTATCCAGTATTGCCGCTTCTAGTGTTGCACTGAAATTATTATCCCGCCCAAGTGTTGATTTCGGTCAAGTCGTGGCAAGTGGTGTCTTGATGGGTACAGGGATTGGCGTGATGCATTATGTGGGGATGGCGGCCATGGAAATGGCGCCACTGCTACGTTATGACCCCGTTTTCTTCGTTATTTCAATTGTCGTTGCCATCATTCTCGCCATTATTGCCCTCTGGGTGCGAACAGGACTAAGAAACCTAAGGGGAGCAAGGTTCGGTTCTTTCGGCTGTAATTTTGTTGCCAGTGTTGTGATGGGGTTAGCCATCAGTGGGATGCATTACACTGGCATGGCGGCAGCACGATTTATTAGGCCTGAAGGGCTTGAGTTAAGTCAGCAATCATCTGATATATCAACACATTTGGCGTTATGGGTTGCTGTCATTACCTTTATGTGTATCAGTTTGGTGATGATAGTTAACGTGATTTATAAGTACAAAGAACTGTCACAATTGGCTGAGTCCAATGAAGATAGAATGCGTGCCATGATGAATACCGCCGTTGATGGCATTGTGACCATCGATGGCCGTGGCATTATCGTCAGTGTAAACATTGCCGTCACTCAGATTTTAGGGTGGAGTGCCGAGGAGTTAGTGGGAGCGAATGTCAGTAAATTGGTTCCCGAGCCACTTCGTCAGCACCACGATGGCTACATTGCTAGCTATATCAATACCCTAGAAGCTAAAATAATAGGTGATAGCCGCGAGGTTGAGGCGCTTCATAAAAATGGGAATTTAATTCCTATTCGGCTAAGCATTGGCCATGTGCAGCAGGGCAAAGCGCATTACTTCGTTGGATTTGTTTCAGACTTGACCCTGCGAAATGAGATGGAGCAGGAGATTAAACATAATGAAGCTAAATTTCGCTCCCTTATCGGCAATATCCCGGGGATTGCCTATCGCTGCCAAAATACCGAAGGCTGGCCCATGGTTTTTATCAGTGATGCAGTTGAAGGCATCACAGGTTACCCTGCAACTGATTTTATTCAACCTCATCCTAAACATACCTTTGTAGAGCTTTTTCATCCCGATGATGTTGCCCTGATTTATGAGAAGGTTAAACCACCTAGCTTTAAGCTTGAGTATCGCATCATTCGTCGCGATGGGGAGGTTCGTTGGTTATTAGGACACGGTAATTACATCCATGATGCCATTAGCGATGTAGAGTGGATTGATGGTTTTATCATGGACATCACTGAACGAAAGTTGATGGAGCAGGATCTGCTGACCGCAAAGAACAATGCTGAGCAAGCTGCAGCGGCTCGGTCTGCCTTCCTTGCCAATATGAGCCACGAAATTCGCACACCGATGAATGCCATTATTGGCTTTAGTGACATCATGCTGGAAAGCCCCCTTCAATCGGAACAAAAAAAACAGCTTTCTACTATCAATCGTTCTGCCAAGTCTTTGCTGCATCTGTTAAATGATGTGCTCGACAGCGCTAAGTTAGACAAAGGCAAGCTGGAGCTTGAACAGCGATTATTCTCCCTTACCGATGAAATCGACACTGTTATTTCAACGTTGTGGCTGCAGGCAAAGCGTCAACGATTGAGCTTAGAAGTGGATATCGATTCAAGTTTATCTAGTCATTATATTGGCTCGCCGGAGCGTATACGTCAGGTACTCATTAATCTCGTGGGTAATGCGGTCAAGTTTACGAATGAGGGACGGGTGAGTATCAGGGCATTCCCCGTTGCGGAGGCTAAGGTTTGCTTTGAAATTGAAGATACTGGCATTGGTATGTCGGAGGAGCAATTAAAGCGGGTATTTGAGGCTTTCTCTCAAGCTGATGCTTCGATGAGTCGCAAATATGGGGGCACAGGTCTTGGTACGACGATCAGTAAACAATTGGTTGAACTCATGGGGGGGGAGATTGAAGCGCATAGTGTGTTGGGGAAGGGCAGCTTGTTCCGTTTCTATATTCCGCTGCAGGAAAGTAGCCCTGTCTATCACTCTAAGGATAAAAGTAAAACCGCCTTGCCGGAGTTAACCGTCTTAATCGTCGATGATATTCAACAAAACATCGACCTACTCAACCTGTGGCTGACAAGGCAAGGCCATAGTGTGATTACCGCTAGAGATGGACAACAGGCGTTAGTTCGCATGGCTAATTCACAGATCGATGTGACGCTGATGGATTTACAAATGCCGATTATGGATGGGCTAAGTGCCGCTAAGGCCCGTCGCAAGCAAGAGGTATTAGAAGGTTTACCCCACATGCCAATAATTGCGCTTACCGCCAGTGTGCTTGAACAGGATAAAAGTGCTGCGCAGGAGGCGGGGATGGATGGCTTTGCCAATAAACCCGTGGATTTTGATCTCTTAACCCTTGAGATAGCGCGGGTGCTTAAGCTCGATTTATCATCCAATAACACTAATTCTAAAACACTTCAGCCAAGTTTATGGGTCGATGAGGCGAGGGGCATTAAATTGTGGGGCAGCAAGTTAATGTTCATTAAAGAACTCATGAAATTCATTGCCCAATGGCCTGAAAAACAGTCAGCATTGCTGCAGGCTATCCATCAGACAGATCTCCTCACCCTAAGACAATTGAGCCATAGCATTAAAGGGGTCAGTGGAAATTTAGGTTTGAGCCAATGGATGGAGCAGTTTTCCCAGTTAGAAGCGCTGACCCTCGCCGAAGAAGTGTCCTATGATGCAATTCAAGCGCAATTAGAGATGATTACCACCTCGCTCGTCGCGATTGCTGATTATGTCGAGGCGACGACTTTTGAGGTCAAGGCGAGTGCGAGTGAAGCCGATGTTCCTTCATTAACCACTGAACAACTCCTTGGGCATATTAATGCGTTAATCGCTGCAATTGCCCACCACAGTTTCGAAGAGTCAGATATTATCGCCCTTGAAAACCAAGGGGATGAACATTTTAGGCTCCGTATTGCTATTATTTCTGAAGCACTAGACAACTTCGATTTTGAGATTGCAGAGCGCGATTTGTTAGCCTTAAAACACATCATCAGCCAAGAGACGGAATAG
- the srmB gene encoding ATP-dependent RNA helicase SrmB, translated as MQFEDFQLDPSLLVSLKAMGHISPTTIQQETLPHALEQRDILARAPTGTGKTASFLLPALQHLIDFPRRYSGQARVLILTPTRELASQIHRYASHLATGQGLDIAIITGGVPYAPQEEALKGNIDILVATPGRLMEYLDKGKFSAESVDVLIIDEADRMLDMGFSAVVKSIAIEAQGRKQNMLFSATLEGGGVIRFARELLNNPIEIDVDAPRKEKAKIHQWIHLADDKTHKFALLCHLLQQEEVKRAIVFVKTRDIVSSLEGQLLKAGIPCAFMRGDMEQKKRFQALSRFTKGEVNVLLATDVAARGIDIDDITHVINFDMPRSADTYIHRIGRTGRAGAKGTAISLAEAHDMRIVGKIERYIEQPLKRRVIEELRPKHKEARVPTKKKAKVKAKEAAKKNNKKEAAKKAAKIAKKKQ; from the coding sequence ATGCAATTTGAAGATTTCCAGCTTGACCCTAGCTTATTAGTGTCACTTAAAGCCATGGGGCATATTTCGCCCACCACAATCCAGCAAGAAACACTTCCCCACGCCCTAGAGCAGCGGGATATTCTGGCACGCGCCCCGACGGGAACAGGTAAAACCGCCAGTTTCTTATTGCCTGCGCTGCAGCACTTAATCGACTTTCCTCGCCGCTATTCGGGTCAAGCTCGCGTTCTAATCCTCACCCCAACCCGAGAGCTTGCAAGCCAAATTCACCGTTATGCCAGTCACTTAGCCACAGGCCAAGGTCTGGACATCGCGATTATTACCGGCGGTGTGCCATATGCACCGCAGGAAGAAGCCCTAAAGGGCAACATCGATATCCTCGTCGCTACCCCTGGCCGGCTGATGGAATACTTAGACAAAGGTAAATTCAGTGCCGAATCCGTCGATGTATTAATTATCGATGAAGCTGACCGCATGCTGGATATGGGCTTCTCTGCAGTAGTGAAGTCCATCGCGATTGAAGCCCAAGGCCGTAAACAGAACATGCTATTCTCCGCGACCTTAGAAGGCGGTGGCGTGATCCGTTTTGCCCGTGAACTCCTGAACAATCCGATTGAAATCGATGTCGATGCACCACGTAAAGAAAAGGCCAAAATCCACCAATGGATTCATTTAGCCGACGATAAGACTCACAAGTTCGCTTTGCTTTGCCACTTGCTACAACAGGAAGAAGTGAAGCGCGCTATCGTGTTTGTAAAAACACGGGACATCGTTTCAAGCCTTGAAGGTCAATTGCTTAAAGCTGGAATTCCCTGCGCCTTTATGCGCGGTGACATGGAACAGAAGAAACGCTTCCAAGCACTGAGCCGTTTTACTAAGGGTGAAGTGAATGTGTTATTGGCGACCGATGTTGCGGCCCGTGGTATCGATATCGACGACATCACTCATGTGATTAACTTCGACATGCCACGCTCGGCCGACACATATATTCACCGTATCGGACGCACAGGTCGTGCGGGAGCTAAAGGGACTGCAATTTCCTTAGCTGAAGCCCATGATATGCGCATCGTGGGTAAGATTGAGCGTTATATCGAGCAACCGCTGAAGCGTCGTGTTATCGAAGAACTGCGTCCAAAGCATAAAGAAGCCCGAGTGCCGACTAAGAAAAAAGCCAAAGTGAAGGCAAAGGAAGCAGCGAAAAAGAATAACAAGAAAGAGGCAGCGAAAAAGGCGGCTAAAATTGCCAAAAAGAAACAGTAA